cattaaaaatatatatcaaaattaattcAGTCAATCCTTAAAAATAAGGATAAAATATCATTAGTCACACAGTTTTCAATAAAACTaagattaatataaaatatcaaaacataatctaatttgaaacattaaaatttttccaaaacatcatttattttggaACAGAGAGAGTATAACATTAGTTacgaaaaacaaatatcaatatataaaaattgcgAGAACCTATAACTAGGGCTGgacattttatccgttaaatttgattcgattcgttattcgtTTCGATTCAATTCGAAAATTCCGGATATCCGTAAACCTtcgaagcaaagcaaatgttaaaaatcaatatctgttaaaatcgaagcaaatcacaaatattaaaattttgggaagcggatatccgatccgatccggtaatatataaatacatatatatatcttgattatatttaaagttttaaatgtataaaattatataattgttattctaacatatgatttgacaaattctattcacattattatttatgtaaaaatattacataaaaggaaatgaataaatttatgacaattataatttttttttacgttttgtcttattataattgttaactaagtttaaaaaatttataaaatatgtagattcactatttcttttaatttttatcttatatatcatgaaaaaagaatattttacgAAACAAATTTTTATCAGTGTGCGGGTCAATGACTGGTAAGTGGTAACTATATTCATTAGTTGTTTAAAgcagtttaattatttttcagtGATTGTGCGATGGAGATATGTTTACAACTGTAATTGATGGTAAAAGTAAAAAAGGTGCGAAATCACAATaagtggggggggggggataaAAACCCTAAACACAACCACCGTCCTCAGTCGCATCAACCACCATGGCAGAGCGTGACCGCCGCGAACGAGAGGGGGATAGAGACCGTGAGCGCGACCGGGATAGACGCCGTGACCGAGAGAGAGACAGGGACCGTGACCGAGAGAGAGACAGGGACCGTGGGGTTCGAAGCAAGAAGTCCCGATCTCGTACTCcagaccaccaccaccacgcTCGCCCTCCTCGCCACGTGCGCTCTCCCGAGAGGTATCGATCCCGATCCCGCTCCCGCTCCACTGACCGTGACCGTCATCGACACCACAGCAGACGCAGGACTCCCTCTCCAGATCCTCCGCCGCGGAAACGACCTCGCCATGGCTCAGCGGAAAGGAGTCGCAAAAAAATTGCGTCTGATTCCGTCGAGGAGACTGCGAAGGAGCAAGCTAAGACGAAGGATAATAAAGAACCAAgcggcggaggaggagaagCCGAAGCGGAGGAAGGAATGGATGTGAATGAGGtagagatgatgaagatgttagGGATCCCTACTGGTTTCGACTCCACGAAAGGGAAGCATGTCGAAGGCGCTGACGTCAGTGGGATTAGGGCTGTTACCAAGCGGCAGCCGAGGCAGTACATGAACCGTCGCGGTGGCTTTAACCGTCCTTTGCCTGCTGAGCGTAACCGCTAAAGGTTAGGCCTTCTCACAAACCTTCCCAAGTTCATGTCTTTGATGATTGATGCTTGTTAGTCATACAAAACTCACTAGGCTCTCGACTgttgaatttataaattaattacttGTTACTGGATGGACATACATCTCTTACTTGAAGAGGTTAagcaatttcatttttttcatgatCCTTAACTAGATTCTTGTTGTTATGACTCTTTGCACTTTTGGTTTCTGTTATTGAAATAATCACATTGCCTCTCCTCTAAAACCTATCTTGCAGATCCTTGCCAATGCTGTCTTAAACACGAGGTCAGATGATGAGAGTTCGAGCTGCATTTCCCAGCTTGTATTTACTGCAATAATTCTTCCCCAGACTCTGTTCTAATGTCCTTAGAGAACAAACATGTATTCTCTGGAGTTAGAAACATCTCATGAATTATCTCTTTTTAGGGGTTTAGAGTTGTGAATGATGTTATCTGTGTCTAATCTCTCCCGGCTCTAACTTTTAGACTATGATTTAGTTGGGTTTTGCACTATACTAGAAGCAAAGTGGGAATTCCAAAATTATCGTTATGGTTGTTTACAAATGAAGCAGATTTGATTAAAAGAAAAACGGATTTCAAAAGATTTAATGCTGGAGACAGATTACAACACCAGTTGTTGGTGATCTCTTGCTCGGTATGCATTTTGAGAATGTATCCACAAGTTGTTGTCCCAAAGAAGACGGATCATCCATGAATGTCTCATCAAACAACAAGGCTTCACAACTCTATTTTCTCGATGAGTAGCTCTTAAGCTATACCATGTCAAGAACCTGAACCTTTCCCTTAAAACTCTTGTCTATATGCCTTCTTGTTCTAAACTTCTAATGGTCTTTCGCGACTTGAACCAATTCAGTCTTTACCGTGTGTAATGTGTGTGTGCCTACAGAAGCTGTTGAGAGGTACAAGGAGGTATCGGTATCTGTTGGAACTCATCGATGGTTGTCGCAGTGAAGAATCTCACTCATTCTACAAATACTTTAAAAGACTACTATTtagctatatatataacatgttaactgatgtttaccaaaaaaaatgttaattattaCTCTATaagaaatttaacattttaatttgCCAGTAAAGATTGTCGGCCCACTTTGGCTAGAATTTGGCAAACTCCAAGAAAGGTTAGACTGTGTTTTTAGGTAGATCGAATGGCACTTACGATTTCCTGGACTAGTTTAGAACGGATCAAATTTTGGTAAAAAGAAGTAAGAATGTATTCAGTAAGATTAATTTGTTAGAAGTTATAACACATAAACGAGTGGTTGAAACATAATGCTTACTATAAAAAATCTTACAAAGTTAAAGACAACAacgtaatattattaaatcaccCGTAATCCTTAACCTATCTCCGATCTTTGGAGGAAGATGAcgttgaagaaaaagaagagcaGCTTGATCTGTAATCCTCAGACTTCTCAGTTCTCTCCAATTCACCACAAGAATTTGAACCACCATGACGAGCATTCTTATTATCTGATATATGAATCACACATGCAAATTAAATGTTTGTGTGGAGAAtttacataattaatattaacatcatttttttatgaaacttaaaaaaaacttaagaatcACAATGATACATTTATACTAGTAACATTAAATCATGCTTTGCAGAATGACGAAATGATTAACTTAGATATTTTTTCACAATTACACCAAGTTAAGATTGTTATTCCTGCATTGATTATTCGAGATTAGTTGACAATGATTAAAAAGACTTATGAATGGTTATGAAGAGAAACAATGCATTCCTTGACATTCCTAAGAAATTTTACCATTCATAAAAGGAATGGTTTTTCCCCTTCATTCCTTCTCATTCCTTttattatagagaaatattgaaTAAATTTGTTCTTCGCTAAATATGATAATGAATCATTATTCCTCATCATTCCTATAATTTTATTCCT
This genomic stretch from Brassica napus cultivar Da-Ae chromosome C9, Da-Ae, whole genome shotgun sequence harbors:
- the LOC106397185 gene encoding U4/U6.U5 small nuclear ribonucleoprotein 27 kDa protein, with amino-acid sequence MAERDRREREGDRDRERDRDRRRDRERDRDRDRERDRDRGVRSKKSRSRTPDHHHHARPPRHVRSPERYRSRSRSRSTDRDRHRHHSRRRTPSPDPPPRKRPRHGSAERSRKKIASDSVEETAKEQAKTKDNKEPSGGGGEAEAEEGMDVNEVEMMKMLGIPTGFDSTKGKHVEGADVSGIRAVTKRQPRQYMNRRGGFNRPLPAERNR